Within Massilia litorea, the genomic segment ATCTTGTTGATCGTCTCGATCATGTGCACCGGCACGCGGATGGTACGGGCCATGTCCGCGATCGAACGCGTGATCGCCTGGCGAATCCACCAGGTCGCATAGGTCGAGAACTTGTAGCCGCGGCGGTATTCGAATTTATCCACCGCCTTCAGCAGGCCGATATTGCCTTCCTGGATCAGATCCAGGAACTGCAGGCCGCGGTTGATGTATTTCTTCGCAATCGAGATCACCAGGCGCAGGTTGGCCACCGTCATTTCGCGCTTCGCGGTGCGGGCGCGCTTTTCGCCGGCTGCCATCTGCTTGTTGATCTTGCGCAAGTCCGCCAGCGGCAGCGCGACGCGGGCCTGCAGGTCGATCATGCGCTGCTGCAGTTCCTTGATGGCCGGCAGGTTACGGCCCAGCACGGCGCTGTACGGATAGGCGCAGTCGACTTCGCGGTCGCCCCAGGCCAGGTCGGTTTCGTTGCCCGGGAAGACCTTGATGAAGTGGGCGCGCGGCATGCCGCAGCGGTTCACGCAGATGTCCAGCACGGCGCGCTCGATGGCACGCACTTCGTCCATCTGGTGGCGCAGGGTGTCGCACAGCTTCTCGACCACTTTCGCGGTGAAGCGGATGCCCAGCAGCTCGTTCGAGATGATTTCCTGCGCCTTTTCATAGGCGCTCGAGCCGTAACCGGTGGTCTTGAAGGCATGGCCCATGCGGTCGAACTGCTGTTCGATCAGCGCGAACTTTTCCAGCGCGCTCTTGCGCAGCTGCGCCAGCTGCTCGGTCGAATAGCCGGCCGCGCCGCCCGCGGCGTCGCCGTCTTCTTCCTCGACTTCTTCCTCTTCCTCTTCCTCGTCATCCGAGGCGGCCGCAGCCACGGCAGGCGCGGCCGGAGCGGGCGTGCCGCTGTCGTTGTGGTCGACGAAACCATCGACCACTTCGTCGATCTTCATCTCGTCCGCGGCGATCTTGTGCGACAGCGCGATGATTTCCGAAATCGTGGTCGGGCAGGCCGAGATCGCCTGGACCATGTCCTTCAGGCCCTGCTCGATACGCTTGGCGATCTCGATCTCGCCTTCGCGCGTCAGCAGCGACACGGCGCCCATTTCGCGCATGTACATGCGGACCGGGTCGGTGGTGCGGCCGAAGTCGGAATCGACGGTCGACAGTGCGGTCGCGGCGGCGGCCTCGACTTCGTCCTCGCTGGTCGGCGTCACGGCGTTGTCCGACAGCAGCATCATTTCCGCTTCCGGAGCGCGCTCGTAGACGGCGATGCCCATGTCGTTGAAGGTCGCGATGATGCCTTCGATCGCTTCCGGATCGATGATGTTTTCCGGCAGGTGGTCGTTGATCTCCGCATGGGTCAGGTAGCCGCGCTCCTTGCCCATGTTGATCAGGTTGCGCAGCTGGGTGCGGCGCTTTTCGAGTTCCGCTTCCGAGAAGCCGGTCTCGGTGCCCAGCGTCGGCATGCCCTTGGCCTTGCGCTCGCGCGCCTTCGACACCGCCTTCAGTTCGGCGCGCTCGACGGCGTTGAGTGCCGCCACTTCGTCGTTCTCGGGCGTGAATTCGCTCGGCTTGCGGCCGCGGCGGCCCGGCACCTTGACTTGCGGCAGCAGGTAGCCGGTGGTGTCGATCGCGGCCAGGGTGGCGGCGTCGGTGGTCTTGCTGACCGAGCTGCCGGCCGTCTGGATCACGGTCGCGACAGGATCGATGCGGCGCGCGACGCGCGGCTTCGCCAGCTTCGGCGCTTCCTCGACGGCGGCTTCAGGCTCGGCCAGGTCGGCGGCGGGCGCGGCGGCCTGGGCGTTTTCGACGGCCTTCAGGGCGGCCAGCTTCGAGCTGCGCTTGCGCACGATGACCGGCGCAGGCGCAGGGGCTGCAGCAACAGCCGGCTCGGCTTCGAATGCCTCGGCGACGTTTTCCTGGACAGGCGCTTCGACGACGGCGGCCTCGACGACCGGCGCAGCGGCGGGCACAGCAACAACCTCGGCTTCGGCCGCGGCTGCATCGGCTTTGGCGCCGGCCGCGAGCAATTCGTCGGCCTGGGCTTTCAGCGTCGCCAGGCGCGAACGCGTCTTGACCACCGTAACCTTGGCCGCCGCTTCCGTTTCGAGGAAGTAGGAGGTCGCGGTTTTAGGCACCGCCAGCTGCGCTGCGGCGCTCTTGGCCGGCGCTTTCTTTGCTGTCAGTGTCAATGTCTTGGCGGTGTTCTTCATAAAGCAACTCTCCTGTCGAGGCGGGTGCGCGCCTGCGAGGTCAAAGATTCACCACGGCCTGTCTGGGCCGGGGGAAAGGGATCGGGAAGGGCCCTAGCTAAGGGCGGACAAGCCGTAAATCAAGCACGCCTCACCTGCGGCGGCATGCGGCAGGGCCGGATGCGTCGTTGGCAGGATGAATCAAGGCAGTGGTCAGGATCGCGGTGTACATGTCGAAACGAAAAAAAGCCCGTCGGCTGGGGCGGGCTTGCATCTGGCTCTGTCGGGTTGAAGAGACGGGACAGGCAGCATTATGCCTTAAGGCAAGAATTGGTGATAATTGATATATCGGATAAGCGATATAAGCAAACCACATACTGTTGTTTTCTAGTCCACGAACGGGTCTTCGATCCGTCTGCGCCGACGCAAGCCGCGCGCAAGGCAAGAGGCGGATCATACACGATTTCGCGATTCGGGGCGCCGCCTTGCACGCCAGCATCCCGGCAACGGGCGGTCACCCTCCCGTGCTCAGCAGAAGTCACACGATTGGCAGCGCACTAGTGCGGGCCAGCATGCTATCCTTCGGATTCCTGTTATTACCATGAAGTCAATGAATACCATTAGTTCTGCCGCCGAGTCCGTCGACGCCACCACCCCTTCCCCAGAGACCCCAGCAACGGAGGCGACGAGCATCCCGGAAACCGTGTCGACTACCGCAACGGATAGCGTGCCGGACAGCGCCGCGGCCGACACGCCGGCGGCTCCGGCAGCAGCGGGCGCACCAGCACAAGGCGACGCGGCCGCTCCGGCCCCGCAGTCCGCACGTGCCCTCCTCAAACAGCTGCAACAGCAATTCCCGGCCTTCCGCGATTGCCTGCCGCTGGCGATCGGCATCGACAAGCAGCTGCTGTCGCGCGTCCCGGGCCTGGACCGCAAGACCATGCGCGCCGCGCTCGGCATCCATACCGGTTCGATGCGCTACCTGCGCTCGATGGAAAAAGCCACCGTGCGCTACGACCTCGACGGCGTGGCCGGCGCGGAAGTGACCGACACCCACCGCCTGCACGCCAAGGAACAGCTGCAACTGCGCTTCAAGAAGGAAGCCGAGCGCAAGAAGCTGGAGAAAGCCGCGGCAGCCGAAGCGGAAGCAGCCCGCCTGCGCCAGGAAAAGCTGCAGCAGCTGGCGTCGAAGTTCTCGCGCGGCTGACGCGGTCCAGGCGCAGCTGCCGATGAGTGCCGTTCCGGAAGAAGAAGACCTGCCGCCGTACGAAGGCATCACGCTCGACGACATCGTGCTGGTGAAGACCGAGGCCGAGGCGGCGCAAGCCCTTGCGGCCTTGTCGAACGCCGACGTCGTCGGTTTCGACACCGAATCGAAACCGACCTTCACCAGGGGCGAGGAATCGACCGGCCCGCACCTGGTGCAGCTGGCCACCGAGAGCAAGGCCTACCTGTTCCAGGTCGGCGCCAAACCGCAGCCTGCCCACGTCGACGTGCTGCGCGCGGTGCTGGAATCGCCCGCGATCCTGAAAGTGGGCTTCGGCCTGGGCGACGACCTGCGCCGCCTGCGCGCCAAGCTCGGCATCGAGACGCAGAACGTGGTCGACCTCTCGACCACCCTGCGCCGCCGCGGCGAACGCAACACGCTCGGCGCCAAGACTGCCGTGGCGCGCTTCTTCGGCCAGCGCCTGGCGAAATCAAAACGCATCACGACCACCAACTGGGCCTTGCCGCGGCTGTCGGAGCAGCAGATCCGCTACGCGGCCGACGATGCACATGTGGCCTTGAAGATCTACCGCCACTGGCGGGCCAATCCCCCGGCATGACCCGGCAGGCGGACCTGGGTTATCATCCTGATATTGATAACCTGGAAGCCGCATGCCGATCCCTGCACCGCTCCGTTTTTCATCCATCCTGCTGTGCGCCCTGCCCCTCATGGCCGGCGCCCAGAAACCCGTTCCCGATACCCTCGAGCAGCGCGTCGCAGCCTGCATCGCCTGCCATGCGCCGAAGGACACGCAAGGCAGCAGCATCGGCGGCGTCTACTTTCCGCGCATCGCCGGCAAGCCTGCCGGCTACCTGTACAACCAGCTGGTGAACTTCCGCGACGGCCGGCGCCAGTTCCCCTTGATGACCTGGATGGTGACCCACCTGCCCGATCCTTACCTGCACGAGATCGCCGATTATTTCTCGAGCCAGCATCCGCCGGTCCCGGCGCCGGCCGCACCGACGGTGGACGCCGGCGTGCTCGCGCGCGGTGAACAGCTGGTGCGCCGGGGCGACCCCGCATTGAAGGTACCGGCCTGCATCGCCTGCCACGGCGAGCGCCTGGCCGGCGTGGCGCCTGCGATTCCGGGCCTGCTGAACCTGCCGCGCGATTACGTCAATTCCCAGTTCGGCGCCTGGCGCAACAAGGTGCGCCGCGCCCATGTGCCCGACTGCATGGCGACCATTGCCGAGCGCCTGGGACCGGGCGACGTCGCCGCCATCTCGGCCTGGCTGGCCGGCCAGCCGACGCCGCCCGATGCGCGTCCGGCCGAACGCCTGACGCACCCCCTGCCGATCGCCTGCGGGAGCGTGCCATGAAGCGCGTCTGGCTTGGATTGCTCGTCCTGCTGATCGTGGCGGCGGCCTTCGTCGCGGCGGCCTGGCCACGCGAAGAGTTCATCGCCTCGGCCTCCAGTGCCGACCAGGCGTCCTCCGAGGCGAATATCGCGCGCGGTGCCTACCTGGCGCGCGCCGGCGACTGCATGGCCTGCCACACGGCGCGCGGCGGCGTGCCTTATGCCGGCGGCCGCGCGCTCGACACGCCCTTCGGCCGCCTGGTCGCCCCCAACATCACGCCGGAACCGACGAGCGGCATCGGCAACTGGACGGCCGACGATTTCTGGCGCGCCCTGCATAACGGAAAGTCGAAGGACGGCCGCCTGCTGTATCCGGCCTTCCCCTACACGAATTACACCAAGGTGACGCGGCCCGACGCCGACGCCCTCTTCGCCTACCTGCGCAGCCTGCCACCGGTGCGCCAGCATAACCAGCCGCACGACCTGGCCTTCCCCTACAACCAGCAGATGACGCTGGCCGGCTGGCGCCTGCTCTATTTCAGGCCCGGCGTGCAGCAGCC encodes:
- a CDS encoding ProQ/FINO family protein, coding for MSTTATDSVPDSAAADTPAAPAAAGAPAQGDAAAPAPQSARALLKQLQQQFPAFRDCLPLAIGIDKQLLSRVPGLDRKTMRAALGIHTGSMRYLRSMEKATVRYDLDGVAGAEVTDTHRLHAKEQLQLRFKKEAERKKLEKAAAAEAEAARLRQEKLQQLASKFSRG
- a CDS encoding c-type cytochrome; the encoded protein is MPIPAPLRFSSILLCALPLMAGAQKPVPDTLEQRVAACIACHAPKDTQGSSIGGVYFPRIAGKPAGYLYNQLVNFRDGRRQFPLMTWMVTHLPDPYLHEIADYFSSQHPPVPAPAAPTVDAGVLARGEQLVRRGDPALKVPACIACHGERLAGVAPAIPGLLNLPRDYVNSQFGAWRNKVRRAHVPDCMATIAERLGPGDVAAISAWLAGQPTPPDARPAERLTHPLPIACGSVP
- the rpoD gene encoding RNA polymerase sigma factor RpoD, which produces MKNTAKTLTLTAKKAPAKSAAAQLAVPKTATSYFLETEAAAKVTVVKTRSRLATLKAQADELLAAGAKADAAAAEAEVVAVPAAAPVVEAAVVEAPVQENVAEAFEAEPAVAAAPAPAPVIVRKRSSKLAALKAVENAQAAAPAADLAEPEAAVEEAPKLAKPRVARRIDPVATVIQTAGSSVSKTTDAATLAAIDTTGYLLPQVKVPGRRGRKPSEFTPENDEVAALNAVERAELKAVSKARERKAKGMPTLGTETGFSEAELEKRRTQLRNLINMGKERGYLTHAEINDHLPENIIDPEAIEGIIATFNDMGIAVYERAPEAEMMLLSDNAVTPTSEDEVEAAAATALSTVDSDFGRTTDPVRMYMREMGAVSLLTREGEIEIAKRIEQGLKDMVQAISACPTTISEIIALSHKIAADEMKIDEVVDGFVDHNDSGTPAPAAPAVAAAASDDEEEEEEEVEEEDGDAAGGAAGYSTEQLAQLRKSALEKFALIEQQFDRMGHAFKTTGYGSSAYEKAQEIISNELLGIRFTAKVVEKLCDTLRHQMDEVRAIERAVLDICVNRCGMPRAHFIKVFPGNETDLAWGDREVDCAYPYSAVLGRNLPAIKELQQRMIDLQARVALPLADLRKINKQMAAGEKRARTAKREMTVANLRLVISIAKKYINRGLQFLDLIQEGNIGLLKAVDKFEYRRGYKFSTYATWWIRQAITRSIADMARTIRVPVHMIETINKMNRISRQIMQETGSEPDLATLAVKMEMPENKVREIMKIAKEPISMETPMGEDGDSQLGDFIEDNTTLAPLDAALHASMRNVIKEVLDSLTPREAKVLRMRYGVEMSNDHTLEEVGKQFDVTRERIRQIEAKAMSKLRQPSRSDKLKTFLHDK
- a CDS encoding 3'-5' exonuclease, whose amino-acid sequence is MSAVPEEEDLPPYEGITLDDIVLVKTEAEAAQALAALSNADVVGFDTESKPTFTRGEESTGPHLVQLATESKAYLFQVGAKPQPAHVDVLRAVLESPAILKVGFGLGDDLRRLRAKLGIETQNVVDLSTTLRRRGERNTLGAKTAVARFFGQRLAKSKRITTTNWALPRLSEQQIRYAADDAHVALKIYRHWRANPPA